In the Constrictibacter sp. MBR-5 genome, one interval contains:
- the thiL gene encoding thiamine-phosphate kinase, translating to MRRSSEFELIRRYFAPLAASSPAALGLVDDAARIVPEAGRDLIVTTDTIVEGIHFPEGEAPDHVARRLMRVNLSDLAAKGARPEGYLLNTAWTAAIDDGWIETFADALAGEQARYGIALAGGDTVSTPGPLTLTLTAFGSVPHGRALLRSDAAAGDTVFVSGPIGDGLFGLWAVQDRDLPGAGPGDRAFLAEAFRFPEPRLALGMALAGEGGGPRLAHGCADVSDGLLADLGHVCEASAVGAVVDMAAVPLSDAARRIVAARPDLLLEALAGGDDYELVFTAPAAHAAAIAAAGRACGAGVAAIGRIVAGRGVDLRDSAGRPVTLTRRGFSHV from the coding sequence GTGCGCCGGAGCAGTGAGTTCGAGCTGATCCGGCGCTATTTCGCGCCGCTCGCCGCGTCGAGCCCGGCCGCCCTCGGTCTCGTGGACGATGCCGCGAGGATCGTGCCGGAAGCGGGACGCGACCTCATCGTGACGACCGACACGATCGTCGAAGGCATCCATTTTCCCGAGGGCGAGGCCCCCGACCACGTCGCGCGGCGGCTGATGCGGGTGAACCTTTCGGATCTCGCGGCCAAGGGGGCACGGCCCGAAGGCTACCTGCTGAACACCGCCTGGACCGCAGCCATCGACGACGGCTGGATCGAGACGTTCGCCGACGCACTGGCCGGAGAGCAGGCCCGCTACGGCATCGCCCTCGCCGGCGGCGACACCGTGTCGACGCCCGGGCCGCTGACCCTGACGCTGACCGCGTTCGGCTCGGTCCCGCACGGCCGCGCCCTGCTGCGCAGCGACGCGGCGGCAGGCGACACGGTCTTCGTGTCCGGGCCCATCGGCGATGGCCTCTTCGGTCTCTGGGCGGTGCAGGACCGCGATCTTCCGGGTGCCGGGCCGGGCGACCGCGCGTTCCTGGCCGAAGCCTTCCGGTTTCCCGAGCCGCGTCTGGCGCTGGGCATGGCGCTGGCGGGCGAGGGCGGTGGACCTCGTCTGGCGCACGGCTGCGCGGACGTCTCCGACGGGCTGCTGGCGGACCTCGGGCACGTGTGCGAGGCGTCGGCCGTCGGGGCGGTCGTCGACATGGCGGCGGTGCCGCTATCCGATGCCGCCCGGCGGATCGTGGCCGCACGGCCCGACCTTCTGCTGGAGGCGCTGGCCGGCGGCGACGACTACGAACTCGTCTTCACGGCGCCGGCCGCCCACGCCGCCGCGATCGCCGCCGCGGGACGCGCCTGCGGCGCCGGGGTTGCGGCAATCGGACGCATCGTGGCGGGCAGGGGGGTCGACCTCCGCGATTCCGCCGGCCGGCCGGTCACTTTGACCCGCCGCGGCTTCTCGCACGTGTGA
- a CDS encoding chalcone isomerase family protein has protein sequence MKKLECAVAAAALAVSAIAPAGHLQAQPRSMTVEEVTLPLASCATRETLWLDLYQVALYLPDGTPLDPSAILRPETPKIVRLHVTYDGEVPEDIPEAWQQRVRAETERELQNIYSGLSTGDVVLLAHRPGDGTTVMVNGSVAKADQSGRLVADLLGALIGDDPTSNNMKRLLLARGSC, from the coding sequence ATGAAGAAGCTCGAATGCGCGGTCGCAGCAGCGGCGCTCGCGGTCTCTGCAATAGCTCCGGCGGGCCATCTTCAGGCACAGCCACGCTCGATGACGGTCGAAGAGGTCACCCTGCCCCTCGCCAGTTGTGCAACGCGCGAGACGCTTTGGCTCGACCTCTACCAGGTGGCCTTGTACCTGCCCGACGGAACGCCTCTCGACCCGTCCGCTATTCTCCGGCCGGAGACGCCGAAGATCGTCAGACTGCACGTGACATATGACGGCGAGGTGCCCGAGGACATTCCCGAGGCATGGCAACAACGAGTCCGGGCAGAGACTGAGCGCGAACTCCAGAACATTTACAGCGGGTTGAGTACCGGCGACGTCGTCCTCCTGGCCCACCGGCCGGGCGACGGAACGACGGTGATGGTCAACGGCAGCGTGGCGAAGGCGGACCAGAGCGGCCGCCTGGTAGCCGACCTCCTCGGCGCACTGATCGGGGACGATCCGACCTCGAACAACATGAAGCGCCTGCTGCTCGCGCGAGGCTCCTGCTGA
- a CDS encoding MFS transporter, with protein sequence MLFADPAKRNALLLAMCQALYMSGTSLMISTSPLVGHLLASDKTLATLPIAFHHVGIMCATLPASFIMQRLGRRNGFLIGATIGFLGALTAIYAVFAADFVLFTFAILMAGFANGFAVFYRFAAADTAGEAFRAKAISWVMAGGLFAAFIGPEVAKATVGLFSPVLYAGAYAGLACFYAVTAVVVSQVRIPRPVVDRAAPAGRSLGEILRQPACVVALLSGIFGYATMSLVMTSTPLAMYGCGFGFTDSATVIQLHIFAMFAPSFFTGSLIRRYGATNIIAVGVLVNLACVALNLAGVAFFNFAIALALLGVGWNFMFIGATTLLTTVHSPAERAKVQGLNDFAMFATTATAAFSSGGLLNLLGWETVNLAVVPLLAIVAVALIWLHLQRRIAAPA encoded by the coding sequence GTGCTCTTCGCCGATCCCGCCAAGCGCAATGCGCTTCTGCTTGCGATGTGCCAGGCGCTCTATATGAGCGGCACATCGCTGATGATCTCGACCTCGCCGCTCGTGGGGCATCTGCTCGCGTCCGACAAGACGTTGGCGACGCTGCCCATCGCGTTCCACCATGTCGGGATCATGTGCGCGACGCTGCCGGCGTCGTTCATCATGCAGCGCCTGGGGCGGCGGAACGGGTTTCTCATCGGTGCGACGATCGGCTTTCTCGGCGCCCTGACGGCGATATATGCGGTATTCGCGGCCGACTTCGTGCTCTTCACCTTCGCCATCCTGATGGCCGGGTTCGCCAACGGATTTGCCGTCTTCTATCGGTTCGCGGCGGCCGACACGGCCGGCGAGGCCTTCCGCGCCAAGGCCATCTCCTGGGTCATGGCGGGTGGACTGTTCGCCGCCTTCATCGGGCCCGAGGTGGCGAAGGCGACCGTCGGCCTGTTTTCGCCCGTGCTCTATGCCGGTGCCTACGCCGGTCTCGCCTGCTTCTACGCCGTGACGGCGGTCGTCGTGTCGCAGGTGCGGATACCGCGACCCGTCGTCGACAGAGCCGCGCCGGCGGGCCGGTCGTTGGGTGAGATCCTCCGCCAGCCGGCATGCGTCGTCGCCTTGCTCTCCGGCATCTTCGGCTATGCAACGATGTCGCTGGTGATGACGTCGACGCCGCTCGCGATGTACGGCTGCGGTTTCGGATTCACCGATTCGGCGACGGTGATCCAGCTGCACATCTTCGCGATGTTCGCGCCGTCCTTTTTCACGGGCAGCCTCATCCGCCGATACGGCGCGACCAATATCATCGCCGTCGGCGTCCTGGTGAATCTCGCCTGCGTGGCGCTCAACCTGGCCGGGGTCGCATTCTTCAACTTCGCCATAGCGCTCGCCCTGCTGGGCGTCGGCTGGAACTTCATGTTCATCGGCGCCACGACGCTGCTCACCACGGTCCACAGCCCGGCCGAACGCGCGAAGGTGCAGGGACTGAACGATTTCGCGATGTTCGCCACCACTGCGACCGCGGCCTTCTCCTCGGGCGGCCTGCTCAACCTGCTCGGCTGGGAGACGGTCAACCTCGCCGTGGTGCCGTTGCTGGCGATCGTCGCGGTCGCCCTGATCTGGCTCCATCTGCAGCGCCGGATCGCGGCTCCGGCGTAG